GCTCGCCGACGACGTCCAGGACCTGGGCTTCGTCGAGTCCTCGCCGAAGCAGGACGGCCGTAACATGATCATGGTTCTTGGCCCGCACAAGAAGAAGACCGAGGCGATGGCCGAGGCCCGCGCCCTCGCGGACGCCCGCAAGGCCGAGCGTCAGGGCCGCACCCCCGGCTCCGACGCCGCCCCGCGGACGACGACGCGGTGGCCGAGGACCTGGTGACCGAGGACGCCGAGACCGAGGCGCAGGACGCCCCGGCCGAGGCGCCGGCCACCGAGGCCGAGGCTCCGGTCGAGCAGCCGGCCGCCTCCCAGGGCGCCTGAGCCTTCACCGGCTCGGGCAGTCCGGGGGACCGGCCCCCAAGGTGACGGGGCAGCCCGCCCGGTCACCGCAGATCCATCCAGTTCACGCCCGCGTGGCACGCGCCGCGCGGGCGCGAACGGGACCGACGAGGAGATACGGCGAAATGCCGAAGCAGAAGACGCACAGTGGCGCCAGCAAGCGCTTCAAGATCAGTGGCTCTGGCAAGGTGCTGCGCGAGCGCGCCGGCCGCCGCCACCTCCTGGAGCACAAGCCCTCGACGCTGACCCGCAAGCTGGCCGGGACGATCGAGCTGGCCCCCGCTGACGCCAAGAAGATCAAGAAGCTTCTCGGCAAGTGATCGCCCTCCCGCCCGGCGCGAGCCGTGAGCGGGGCAGCTGATCCTTCCCGACCCATTCGAATGACGGACCACGTGAAGTAGTCCGTGGTCCAACCCAAGGAGTAATCAAGTGGCACGCGTCAAGCGGGCAGTCAACGCCCACAAGAAGCGCCGGGTCATCCTGGAGCGCGCCAGCGGCTACCGTGGCCAGCGTTCGCGCCTGTACCGCAAGGCCAAGGAGCAGGTCACCCACTCGCTGGTCTACAACTTCAACGACCGCAAGAAGCGCAAGGGCGACTTCCGTCAGCTGTGGATCCAGCGCATCAACGCTGCGGCCCGTGCCAACGGCATCACCTACAACCGCTTCGTGCAGGGCCTGAAGGCCGCCAGCGTCGAGATCGACCGCAAGATGCTGGCCGACCTGGCCGTCAACGACCCGGGTGCGTTCGCCTCCCTGGTCGAGGTCGCCCAGAAGGCGCTGCCGGCCGACGTGAACGCCCCGAAGGCCGCCGCGGACGCCGCCTGATCTTCCGAGATCGGTTGAGCTCTGACCGGACCCGCAGGCTCTCCTGCGGGTCCGGTTCTGCATTCCAGCCCCTCAGCGACCTCCGTCCGCCAGCGCCTCCAGAGAACGAGACCATGCCGAGCACCGACACCCCCCTGCTGACCTCCCTGCGCTCGCCGCGCGTCGTGGCCGCCCGCCGGCTGGCCAAGCGCAACCAGCGGACCAAGGAGCGCCGCTTCCTGGCCGAGGGCCCGCAGGCCGTCCGGGAGGCCATCGCGTTCGGCAGGCTGCCGGGCACGGCCGAGCACGCCGTGGTGGAGGTGTACGTGGGGCCGGACGCCGCCGAGCGGCACGCGGACATCGTCGAGGCCGCCCTCGCCGAGGGGCTGCCGGTGCTGACCGCCACCGACGAGGTCATCGCCGGGATCTGCGACACCGTGACCCCGCAGGGCATCGTGGCGCTCTGCCGCTTCATCGACACCCCCTTCGACGAGGTGCTCAAGGCCCGCCCGCGGCTGGTCGCGATCCTCGCCCACGTGCGCGACCCCGGCAACGCCGGCACCGTGCTGCGCACCGCCGACGCGGCCGGGGCGGACGCGGTGGTGCTCACCGACGCCTCGGTGGACCTCTACAACCCGAAGGCCGTCCGGGCCTCCGTGGGCAGCCTCTTCCACCTGCCGGTGGCCGTCGGCGTGCCGGTCGAGGAGGCCGTCGGCAGGCTGCGCGAGGCCGGCGTCCGGGTGCTCGCGGCGGACGGCGCGGGGGAGCGCGACCTGGACCAGGAACTGGACGAGGGCACCCTGGGCGCACCCGGCGCGTGGGTGTTCGGCAACGAGGCGTGGGGGCTCCCGGAGGAGACCCGCGCGCTCACCGACGAGGTCGTGCGCGTCCCGATCCACGGCCACGCCGAGAGCCTCAACCTGGCCACCGCCGCCGCCGTCTGCCTGTACGCCTCCGCCCGGGCGCAGCGCTCCCCGGGCGGCTGCCGCTCGAACGCCTGACCGGGCGCGTGCGGATCACCCGTTGCAAGCCCTACTGCCTGGGCCTGGGAGGCGCTAGGGTCTGCCTCGGTGGGGGGAACGGCACGGTGGGTAATCGGGGAGGCAACCCATGGTCGGCAGCGGGCCCGAGCTCGACCCGGACGACCTTCCGGACGGCCTGGTGGTCGCCGACGGGCTGGGCCGGGTGGTCTGCTTCAACCGGGCCGCGGCCCGGCTCACCGGCGTGTCCCCGGAGGCCGCGCTCGGCCACGAGCTGGAGGACGTCCTCCCGCTGGAGGACCTGGACGGCCGGCGCTGGTGGCAGCTGACCGACCCGTACGGCGGCCTGGCCACCCGCACCCGCCAGCCGGAGCGCAACCTGCTGCTGCCCGGCGGCCGCGAGGTGCTGGTCTCCGCCCGGTACGTCCGTACGGAGCCGTGCGGGCGGCTGGAGCGCCTGGTGATCGCCCTGCGCGGCACCGAGGCCCGGCGCCGCACCGAGCGCAGCCACGCCGAGCTGATCGCCACCGTCGCGCACGAGCTGCGCTCGCCGCTGACCAGTGTCAAGGGCTTCACGGCGACGCTGCTGGCCAAGTGGGAGCGGTTCACCGACGGGCAGAAGCGGCTGATGCTGGAGACCGTGGACGCCGACGCCGACCGGGTCACCCGGCTGATCGCCGAGCTGCTGGACATCTCCCGGATCGACGCCGGCCGGCTGGAGCTGCGCAAGCAGGTGGTGGACCTGGCCGCGGCGGTGCGCCGGCACGTCGAGCGCAAGGTCGCCACCGGAATCCCCGAGGAGCGCTTCGACGTCCGGGTCAACGAGCCGCTGACCGTCCTGTGGGCCGACCCGGACAAGGTCGACCAGGTGCTCGCCAACCTGCTGGAAAATGCGGTGCGCCACGGTGAGGGAACTGTCACGATCGAAGTGGCACCGGCCAAGGAGGTCGTCGAGGCGCCCGTCTGGGAGCGCTCCGGCACCCCGCCCCGCATCGTGGAAGGCACAGCGGTCACCGTGAGCGACGAAGGTAGCGGCATTCCCGAGGAGTCGATGCCGCGCGTCTTCACGCGGTTCTGGCGCGGTTCCAAGCGCGGCGGCACGGGCCTGGGCCTCTACATCGTCAAGGGCATCGTGGAGGCGCACGGCGGCTCGATCCGCGTCGACCGCGCACCCGGCGGCGGCGCCCGGTTCCGATTTATCCTGCCCGCCGGCATTCCGGACTTCATGCTCTGACCTGTTCCGACAGGTCACGGAGGTCCCGCCGGACGGGCTTCGCGGCAGCCGCGCTACGCGCTGCGACTACACTCGACCTTTGGCGTCGCGCAACGCCCTGCGCGGCTGAGCCGCGGACACCCCCTCCCGTGAGCCTCCGGTGAACGGAGATCGGCTGCCCGTGCCTCCGGCCCCGCCGGGCGTGACGCGAAGGCGAGCCCACCCACCTGAGCACGGACGAGCAGGAGCACGGGAAAGATAGAGATGTCGGCACCCAACAAGTCGTACGACCCGGTCGAGGTCGAGGCCCTCAAGCCCGAGGTGGTGGAGCAGGCGCGGGACGAGGCCATCGCCGCCTTCGCCGCCGCCACCACCCTGGACGAGCTGAAGCAGGCCAAGGTCGCCC
The genomic region above belongs to Streptomyces sp. 1331.2 and contains:
- the rpmI gene encoding 50S ribosomal protein L35; translation: MPKQKTHSGASKRFKISGSGKVLRERAGRRHLLEHKPSTLTRKLAGTIELAPADAKKIKKLLGK
- the rplT gene encoding 50S ribosomal protein L20, yielding MARVKRAVNAHKKRRVILERASGYRGQRSRLYRKAKEQVTHSLVYNFNDRKKRKGDFRQLWIQRINAAARANGITYNRFVQGLKAASVEIDRKMLADLAVNDPGAFASLVEVAQKALPADVNAPKAAADAA
- a CDS encoding TrmH family RNA methyltransferase, which encodes MPSTDTPLLTSLRSPRVVAARRLAKRNQRTKERRFLAEGPQAVREAIAFGRLPGTAEHAVVEVYVGPDAAERHADIVEAALAEGLPVLTATDEVIAGICDTVTPQGIVALCRFIDTPFDEVLKARPRLVAILAHVRDPGNAGTVLRTADAAGADAVVLTDASVDLYNPKAVRASVGSLFHLPVAVGVPVEEAVGRLREAGVRVLAADGAGERDLDQELDEGTLGAPGAWVFGNEAWGLPEETRALTDEVVRVPIHGHAESLNLATAAAVCLYASARAQRSPGGCRSNA
- a CDS encoding sensor histidine kinase, encoding MVGSGPELDPDDLPDGLVVADGLGRVVCFNRAAARLTGVSPEAALGHELEDVLPLEDLDGRRWWQLTDPYGGLATRTRQPERNLLLPGGREVLVSARYVRTEPCGRLERLVIALRGTEARRRTERSHAELIATVAHELRSPLTSVKGFTATLLAKWERFTDGQKRLMLETVDADADRVTRLIAELLDISRIDAGRLELRKQVVDLAAAVRRHVERKVATGIPEERFDVRVNEPLTVLWADPDKVDQVLANLLENAVRHGEGTVTIEVAPAKEVVEAPVWERSGTPPRIVEGTAVTVSDEGSGIPEESMPRVFTRFWRGSKRGGTGLGLYIVKGIVEAHGGSIRVDRAPGGGARFRFILPAGIPDFML